The DNA region cgatctcttcgaaagaaatatttcattttttttttggaatcaagactatTATTAGAACAGGGTCAAATGTTTTAGGATACGCCAAtttcaaatgttagttttgattccaatgttttcataacatttttgtaaaatttcacaaatgtttctttttttaacattgaaaatagacCAGTTGCAGTTGCAAGTTGTTGTCccctgaaaaatataaaaaaaataaaaattataatataaAGATTTTGggaacttgatttttttgtgaaaaaagtttaattgaaaaacGCCTATTTTTCCGTGTTTCCGTCCTGTTTTACTCAtcaacacctacaactttgccgaaggcaccaaatcgatcagaaaactccttcaaaagttactgaTTTTGACATTgttcgtaccatttttgtatgaacagctgtcaaaattgtatggagatttgtatgggtgaactaatgtcacaaaatggcttttttggtcacagggaaggtcgccacaaagtttgagccacgATTTCGTCGGGAATTGCTCTTCACCGAACAATCTTCTCCCTTCCTCTTTGCAGACATTTCCCGCAAGTACCCGCCCTCGCTCCGGATAATCGTCCAGGAAACCAACGTGGCCGCCCTCCGCCGGGGCTCCCTCTTCATCGTAACCTGCAAGGGTGGCAGCCTGGGCCGCGAAGGCGACCACGACGTCATCATTCCGGACATTAACGTGTCCAAGTTCCACCTCAAGTTCAGCTACGACCAGAAGAAGGCCACCTACCGCGTGCTCGACCTCGGTTCCCGCAACGGAACGCTCCTGAACGGAGCCCGGATGGCACCGACCATGCAGGAAAGTGATCCGGTTCCCCTCGCCCACGGGGACGTGCTGGAGCTGAACGGGACGCGCCTTCTCTGCCACGTGCACGACGGAGCCAGCACCTGTGCCAAGTGTGAACCGGGGCTGTTGATGCGGGGTGACGAGATTGGAGGGGCGGCTGCGTCGGGAGGAGGAGGAGCGGAAGACGGCGACAAGATAGTCAACCCGGTTAGCCACCGGGAAGGGCTGAAGCTGCTGCAGAAGCGGTACGGCCTGGAGGATGAGAGTAAGTGCTTTCTAGACAACCTTTTTCCTCTAGATAAACACAAATCTTCTCCTTTTTCACAGAGTACGTTGACCCACCGGCTCAACCCGGGTCCACCTCCGATTACACCGACCGGGCCGCCCATCGGCGCAAAACCAAGGGCAGCACCAACGAGCACGCCAAGGCGCAGGTGGCCTCCGTCGACCAGCACATCCCGGCGGAGAACAAGGGCTTCCGGATGCTAGCCAAACTGGGCTGGTCCGAGGGTCAAACGTTGGGTCGAAACGAGGACGGCCTGCGCGAACCGATTCCGATGGTGGCCAACGTGGGCACCAGTGGGCTGGGGAGTCAGGGCGGTGGAGTGACACCGGCGAGTACGGTTGACGAACGGAAGAAGGCCATCTGGTTGCGCACCCAGGAGCGGTACCAGGCCTGTGCGGATGTTCCGGAGGAGAAGCAGAAAGAGAAGGAGCAGGAGCAGAACAAAACGGAAAAGGCTTCGCTGAGTCAGCAGATTGACAGCGGGAACAAGGGCTTTCAACTGTTGGCCAAGCTGGGCTGGAACGAGGGAGAGACGCTGGGGAAGAACGAGGACGGGTTGAAGGAACCGATCGGACTGTTGACGAACGTTGGAACCAGCGGGTTGGGCAGTAAGCCGTTGAAGAAACCGGGAGGAGGGGAGCAGCCGGTTCGGGGTGGTCGAGAGAAGACCATCTGGAAGAAAAAGCAGGAAAAACGTAAACCTGTGGTGCAAACTGTGAACCTGTTTGAGGCGAGTGACTCGGAATGAATAAACGGAAAAACATTATTgttcttgattttattttgccgaaaaaaaaacgaaaaataacaTCATTCTCTGGATTGCATCCCTAGTACCGACTTTAACAGTCTTGACATTTACAAAATTCGCCAATCTCTTCTTCAGTACGACGATGATTTTCGCCATTGAGTTGCAGCTGTTATCCATGTGATTCTATCGACTTCGATTAAGTGAAGCGTGATCCCTAATTTTACTGTAATTTtcccgttgatttttttttgaggtaTCCACGAAATGGAGTGTAGCTATCCGTGGCTGTCCTTTGGTCCAGAACTCAAACgataatttgagattttttctgcTTAAGTGACATGACGATGCGATGCATGCTCCCTAATCAGATGCGAAGGCGCTGTTACAAAATGACTTGCCCGAACTGAGTGTTTGATTTGGATTCCGTGAAGGCCAAGGTTCTACAAGATGTCCAGCACGAGAAGATGCAGAAGTGATGATTTTTCATCAGACTTTCTTGTCAGATATTGCCCAACACATTccaagtatgtttacatggcagctgtgggtttgtttgcatcagatctgCTTTCTCTTTCAAGCAAACGCTGTTTTGTcactttctagcaaaagtttttttttatgtcagccaacatatttcgtaggggctgtgacagctcgagctcgatcattgtttgcgttaggacactgtgacgagcagttcgtcattttttagctaaaattaaaaaaataaaccatgGATAAAtttacagagcggattcgttaaATCGAACTTCGCTGCTTTGAATGTCCGCTCATTCGAACGTATTCGAAGTAAAAAGCACTGATAAGTCAAagtaatttttacattttgaccCCTTTGTTCGACGATTTCCGAGCTCGTGCTTTCGTGCTTTTGACAGCTTtcagtcgttccaattagcgTATTCCGATTCGCTGTGGAAAATTGACTACGGATTTGCGACggctttaaattatttatagaAAATACTCATTGTCGAAACACGGACCACTGTTTCGACCGAGGTTTCAACAATCTCAGACCACCCTCTCCCCTCGTGAGCAATCATAACCCGGCCCGACAATCTTGCCGTTAAGGTGAAGccattgaaagcgacgcaaaatttatatctttgaacgaaaaatcatgacaatgatggaagtcttcacgtcaaatttattttcgttttaaatattgtacgatcagttccttaTTGGACTCGGTCGTTGGGAAAAACCGTCGGCTCAACTGCCGTCGAAATAGGCGGCTGGTCAGATGCGGGCTTAAAAATGTCAACACCTCTTCCCCCAAAGGGCAATTCACTTCTGATACTGCACCAATATGAAGCCGATATTGGAGTCGATACGGTATGCAACCTAGGAATACTGCGCGAGTATTATGCGCGTATGATATCCACGCTGATATTTGGGCTGATATAACCTCATATGCGACGAATATGAGGTCTATATCGTCAATACGGTATGCAGACAATGAGAATATTATGTGCGTATGATACGCGTATGCAGTATACTCGAAGTGATTAACCCCTAGTCTTCCCCTCACTTTGTCTCACCGAAATATAGTACTTTTTCAACAGATTAAAAAATTGGCAGGTGAAAAGCAAAGCTTAAAGCCATAATTTTTCGCACCAATTGGGCATCCCTAGGACTATCCACGATCGTTTCCAACGACCGTTTTTATACAGtcgagactcgattatccgaagtttcgatcatccgaaggattcgctttttattattttttaacttttaacatcaatttcgagttctgtgaccccattttagtcaaatttgaatggttgattgcccattaaatcaaaaaatgcatttttttcatatttcatcaccgccattttggccgccatctaggattcaaaaattctaaataacttcaaagtagtttaggggtcatactaaagctcatgaaccaaaaattttttttttcgtgattcgattattcgaagtgaaattttttcaaggtcttcggataatcgagtctggcctgtattttaaaaatgttttaaaatgtctaaatgtaaatgtaataaaaaaataacaactggGTCCTAATCAAGCTTCTTAATTTGCTCATATTATTATTcacaacgatatttttttcaacatattaTAAGTTCTTAAAATTAACTTTCAAATTGTATGAGtttggaaaaattgaaagaccatattttggaaaaaaaaacttcaaagtatattttcaacagGCTTATGTCtcagacgaaattggtcaaattttccCTTAGTTTTGGCCATATTTACCGAAATAATAATTACTAATAAATTTGGTTTGGTCTGAACAAAATTTAATGATTGATTTCCTTAATTCCTTGCGGGGTatagggaccattcataaaccacgtggacacttttttgataatctcgaacccccttttttgtatggagcgtggacaatcgccataccccctaaagtgtccacgtggtttatggatggtcccatatccACGGGCTGAGTCTATGAATTTTCTAAtaacaaaatataatattttaacaGGACCGTTTTGTCTTCGTCACTGcagtaaggctataatcctgctctaaaaatgaacatatcatttttacataatacttgtagacccaccttcatgtatacatatcgactcagaaacgaaatctgaacaaatgtctctctgtgtgtctgtgtgttatCGAAATTGTCACTcaattttctcagcactggttgatttcaaaataatttaagtttcgataagtaattcaaaagttaagtaataaaatgtgttttcgcatataaCCAGATGTTAGACAAATGACCTGAAATCGTACCAAATATTACCATGTTAATTATCATTGGATAGATAATtgaaaacctttccaatgagtcccaaacattgatgatctggcaaccctgtctcaagttatgaccacttatgtggtttttatatacttttttgaatccgGATCTCCCTTatttgtatgtaaactatgtccggattcatcatccgacccatcgttgataagGAAATCGAAAGCCCTTTCCTACGAGTCTTAAATTGTAAAGATCTATGAGAATCTTTTAGTAaggtgtgaggaaggcaccaaccacacaggtggattaagttagtttttgacgaagaacttcgtcttagggctctatacagagtagcaattcaaaatttcgcgaagcaaaatgaaaccgaaaaatgaaacgccttccccaagcagaggggaaaatcacagaagcagcgcggccgacggtttttatataaatataaacgccactcgctccacagcattagtttagtcggtggtctaccaccgaagcgagagaaGCTCAGCTCTTCTCGCAAGCGCCACCAGGTGGCGTCTTCAGAAACTAGCCTTCCCTCTTCCCTACAAACccacgggaaatttgaaggctggcttcagtcggtggtctaccaccgaagcgagaggagctcaactcctctcgcaagcgccaccaGGTGGCGTCTTCAGAAACTAGCCTTCcctcttccctacaaaaccacgggaaatttgaaggctggcttcagtcggtggtctaccaccgaagcgagaggagctcagctcctctccCAAGCTAGCTTCGTACCTGGCCAGATTGCCAGAGTATCGGTACACATAGCTGCAGTATCGGCATTTGTTAACTGTCGGATGGTCCACCTTGACATGGTCCCGCAACTTCTTTTTATCTGCAAATGTTGCAGAGCAGATGGTGCAGATTTCCAGAGACGGCGGCTGTTAGTGTTGCGTTCTCACGTGTTTTGTGAAGCTGGACATCGTGGCTAACACTTTGCCGCAATTGCCACATTGCAAGGCagatgctgaaaaaaaaattaatattactaTTATTCGTATACAGCGCTGATATTGTAACTTGTTTGAATAATGAAacataaaatcaataaataattaagaCTCCGTTTTTAAAAATCCGTCCtaaaaaacattctaaaaaataatcttctCTTACCCGGAGGGTCCGCAAGGGGCGGGTCCGGTACAAGCGAAATTCCTCGCGGCGTGGTCGTGCCCGGCCGGCCGCGTCCTGCTCCGGAAGCTGCCGGAGGCATGTTGCTGCTCGTTGCTGTCGCTGTGGAGAGTAACGAGAAGaaataattgagaaaaaaagttcaagatggtatgtcagagacataaccgaaagacataggaccaaacaatttgaatgagtttttggattgctagtgaactctggaataagattattttattttgttttatagatttgtcggcaaaattgtcataaatgttcccccaaggtgaatattccatgagggcaccgccactactgtcgaaatggtcATTTGCAGGTTTAAtatcaaaactatgaattttgataaccatattgccacaactcgtatgttacCCCGGGCCCAAatggaacctgctttgagggcaccggccactccaggttgtggccactactgtcgaaatggccattatcatgttcaatatcaaaaaccatgaattttgatacccatattgccacaactcctATGGTTCtttaaaaggccctccgggccctgGGGGAACCTGCT from Culex quinquefasciatus strain JHB chromosome 3, VPISU_Cqui_1.0_pri_paternal, whole genome shotgun sequence includes:
- the LOC6042006 gene encoding angiogenic factor with G patch and FHA domains 1 isoform X1, which translates into the protein MPSKPPPAAPRSRLGTKLLRVTSLYDITAGQIHAYVRGLHCRIRQQAKTIRRLRRKVAGLVRLRKLKAAPTEQVPDGEDDDDVMKALEKAEQEARSAEPLDVKAFVDDIKKTAEDFDYQNRYIYEPTSGMYYDPETGYYYNAIYGLHYDGQRGCYLKYNQQTGEYDFYSQVMPEEQLEEKKPKVRQKSNKQSKDAVAFKSRDEEPDRRRRRRSRSPRRRRKRRGRRSSRSTSSSGSSEEEEQRRRKHRKKDRKRKKDRKDRGRKKKKKQKEVSEAEEGELEESSSSSSEESSAGRDRVIVLDSSSGAGGSDGEEDVAMFGANYPDISRKYPPSLRIIVQETNVAALRRGSLFIVTCKGGSLGREGDHDVIIPDINVSKFHLKFSYDQKKATYRVLDLGSRNGTLLNGARMAPTMQESDPVPLAHGDVLELNGTRLLCHVHDGASTCAKCEPGLLMRGDEIGGAAASGGGGAEDGDKIVNPVSHREGLKLLQKRYGLEDEKYVDPPAQPGSTSDYTDRAAHRRKTKGSTNEHAKAQVASVDQHIPAENKGFRMLAKLGWSEGQTLGRNEDGLREPIPMVANVGTSGLGSQGGGVTPASTVDERKKAIWLRTQERYQACADVPEEKQKEKEQEQNKTEKASLSQQIDSGNKGFQLLAKLGWNEGETLGKNEDGLKEPIGLLTNVGTSGLGSKPLKKPGGGEQPVRGGREKTIWKKKQEKRKPVVQTVNLFEASDSE
- the LOC6042006 gene encoding angiogenic factor with G patch and FHA domains 1 isoform X2, with product MPSKPPPAAPRSRLGTKLLRVTSLYDITAGQIHAYVRGLHCRIRQQAKTIRRLRRKVAGLVRLRKLKAAPTEQVPDGEDDDDVMKALEKAEQEARSAEPLDVKAFVDDIKKTAEDFDYQNRYIYEPTSGMYYDPETGYYYNAIYGLHYDGQRGCYLKYNQQTGEYDFYSQVMPEEQLEEKKPKVRQKVSHQIASPAVYYDSTDQTSLNSLVSAFTGLDLGRMRSNALDISRKYPPSLRIIVQETNVAALRRGSLFIVTCKGGSLGREGDHDVIIPDINVSKFHLKFSYDQKKATYRVLDLGSRNGTLLNGARMAPTMQESDPVPLAHGDVLELNGTRLLCHVHDGASTCAKCEPGLLMRGDEIGGAAASGGGGAEDGDKIVNPVSHREGLKLLQKRYGLEDEKYVDPPAQPGSTSDYTDRAAHRRKTKGSTNEHAKAQVASVDQHIPAENKGFRMLAKLGWSEGQTLGRNEDGLREPIPMVANVGTSGLGSQGGGVTPASTVDERKKAIWLRTQERYQACADVPEEKQKEKEQEQNKTEKASLSQQIDSGNKGFQLLAKLGWNEGETLGKNEDGLKEPIGLLTNVGTSGLGSKPLKKPGGGEQPVRGGREKTIWKKKQEKRKPVVQTVNLFEASDSE